The Longimicrobiales bacterium DNA segment CGTCGACCGACCACGCCTTGCGGCGGTTCACGATGTCCCAGGCCATGAAGGCGCCGCGGTGGCCGTCGCCCGGTGCGGCATACATCTGCACCTCCGCACCGACGAACGGTGTGCCAGCGATGTAGTTCGCTTCCAGCCCCTGCATCGACATGCACAGGTGGTTGTGCGGCACGTACAGCAGTCCCGTTCGTGGCGAGTACGCCGAGGGTTGCCAGTCCTTGCCGCCCGGCGCGGCCGGGCAGATGTCGTGCACCGTGTAGCCGGTGCCCGGCTGCTTCGCGGCGACGTGAACCGGCCTGCCGCTCTCGAGATCGACTCGCTCCGTCGTGGTCACGTACGTGTACGGGTCCGCTGACAGCACTTCGCCCGTTTCGCGGTCGAGCACGTACATGAAGCCCGTGCGCTCCGGACGCACGAGCACTTTGCGGAGCCGACCGTCGATCTCGAGGTCGAGCAGGATGTTCTCGTTGATGCCGTCGTAGTCGTACAGGTCGTGCGGCGCCCACTGGTAGAACCAGCGCGCAGCACCCGTATCCGGGTCACGCGCGAAGATGCCGGCCGTCCACAGGTTGTCGCCCGGCCGCTGATCGGGATTCCACGGACCCGGATTCGCCGTGCCGTGATAGATCAGGTCGAGCTCGGGGTCGTAGGAGATCCAGCCCCACATCGTGCCGCCGCCGATCTGCCAGTGGTCCGGCGGCCACGTGCTCACGCCGAGATCCTCGCCCACGTACTGCGGGTAGTGCGGGCGGAAGTCGTCGCCGATCAGCACGTCCTCGTCGGGTCCCGTGCTGTACGCGGTCCAGACCACTTCGCCGCTGTTCGCATCCAGCGCCTTGACCCAGCCACGCACGCCCATCTCGCCGCCGCTGTTGCCGACCAGCACTTTCCCCTTCACGACCAGCGGCGCCATGGTCACGGTTTCGCCGATGTTGATGTCGCCGACCCGCGTCTTCCACACCTCCTCACCCGACTCCGCGTCCACCGCCACGGTGTGTGCATCCAGCGTGTTGTAGATGATCTTGCCTTCCCAGTACGCCGCGCCGCGGTTCACCACGTCGCAGCAGGCGACGCCCTGCGCCGCGCGTGCCGGCCCGGGATCGTAGCGCCATCGCAGCGCGCCGTCGCGCGTCAGGTCGAGTGCGAAGAGCGTGTTCGGATACGGCGTCACGACGTACATCGTGTTGTTCACGATAAGTGGCGCCGCCTCGTGGCCGTTCAGCACCCCCGTCGAAAACGTCCACTCGAGCTGGAGGTCCGACACGGTCTGCGTGTCGATGTCGTCCAGCGTGCTGTAGCGGGTGCTCGCGTAGTTCTTCGCGGGCATCACCCACTGGCCGTCGTCAGCCTCGCTCGCGCTGGCGATCGTCACGTTATCGCCGAGCGCGGCAGGCGTGCTCCGCGCAATGCC contains these protein-coding regions:
- a CDS encoding methanol/ethanol family PQQ-dependent dehydrogenase, with product MGRPALNAAIMAVPAALLLSCAGDPEQSETGIARSTPAALGDNVTIASASEADDGQWVMPAKNYASTRYSTLDDIDTQTVSDLQLEWTFSTGVLNGHEAAPLIVNNTMYVVTPYPNTLFALDLTRDGALRWRYDPGPARAAQGVACCDVVNRGAAYWEGKIIYNTLDAHTVAVDAESGEEVWKTRVGDINIGETVTMAPLVVKGKVLVGNSGGEMGVRGWVKALDANSGEVVWTAYSTGPDEDVLIGDDFRPHYPQYVGEDLGVSTWPPDHWQIGGGTMWGWISYDPELDLIYHGTANPGPWNPDQRPGDNLWTAGIFARDPDTGAARWFYQWAPHDLYDYDGINENILLDLEIDGRLRKVLVRPERTGFMYVLDRETGEVLSADPYTYVTTTERVDLESGRPVHVAAKQPGTGYTVHDICPAAPGGKDWQPSAYSPRTGLLYVPHNHLCMSMQGLEANYIAGTPFVGAEVQMYAAPGDGHRGAFMAWDIVNRRKAWSVDEWFPAWSGALVTAGDVVFYGTMEGWFKALDARTGELLWQHRTGSGIIGQPVTYRGPDGRQYVAILSGVGGWSGAVVSGQLDTSVPYGALGFVGAMTDLPDHTTEGGMLYVFALPRR